One part of the Patescibacteria group bacterium genome encodes these proteins:
- the secY gene encoding preprotein translocase subunit SecY: protein MFAKIEQIWKAKDLRRSILFILGILLVFRLAAHIPIPGVNAVALKNLFASNQFLGLLNLFSGGGMDNFSIVMMGVAPYITASIIFQLLGMIVPKIEEMQKEEAGRQKINMWTRYATVPLALVQAYGMITLLRRSSSGILGSISPFDFGLMLLTITTGTMLLMWFGELISEKKIGNGISILIFAGIVAAIPQTLKQLALTFDQTQLFLLLGFIVIGLITIVGVVMINEAQRNIPVQYARQIRGNRAFGGTSTHLPLRVNMAGVIPIIFAVSVVLLPPMMAQFFLHARTAWIANFSQWVITLFNNQLFYGIAYFLLVFIFTYFYTEVVFHPTQIAENLQKQGGFIPGIRPGKHTSDYLANTTHKIILVGALFLGIIAILPLIMRYFTGMQSLAVGGTSLLIVVSVVIETVKQIESQLTMREYDGL, encoded by the coding sequence ATGTTTGCTAAAATCGAACAAATTTGGAAGGCCAAGGATTTACGGCGCAGCATCTTGTTTATCTTGGGGATACTCTTGGTTTTCCGTCTGGCGGCCCACATCCCGATTCCTGGTGTCAACGCGGTGGCTTTAAAGAACTTGTTCGCTTCTAACCAATTTTTAGGCTTATTAAATCTTTTTTCCGGCGGCGGCATGGATAATTTTTCTATTGTCATGATGGGCGTCGCCCCTTATATCACCGCTTCGATCATTTTCCAGCTTTTAGGTATGATCGTTCCGAAGATTGAAGAGATGCAGAAAGAGGAGGCTGGCCGCCAGAAAATAAATATGTGGACGCGCTATGCCACCGTTCCTTTAGCTTTAGTCCAAGCTTATGGCATGATTACCCTTTTACGCCGTTCTTCTTCTGGTATTTTGGGCAGCATCAGCCCCTTTGATTTCGGTTTGATGCTACTGACAATTACGACCGGCACTATGTTGCTAATGTGGTTTGGAGAACTTATTTCCGAGAAGAAGATCGGTAATGGTATTTCCATCCTTATCTTTGCTGGTATCGTCGCCGCGATTCCTCAAACTCTCAAACAATTAGCTCTGACCTTTGACCAGACTCAGCTTTTCCTTCTGCTCGGTTTTATCGTTATCGGTTTGATAACAATCGTGGGCGTAGTCATGATCAATGAAGCTCAGAGAAATATTCCGGTCCAATACGCTAGGCAAATTAGGGGTAACCGCGCTTTTGGCGGCACTAGCACCCATCTGCCTTTACGGGTTAATATGGCGGGCGTAATCCCGATTATCTTTGCGGTTTCCGTCGTCTTATTGCCGCCGATGATGGCTCAATTTTTCTTGCATGCCCGTACCGCCTGGATTGCTAATTTTTCTCAATGGGTGATCACCTTGTTCAATAACCAGCTTTTTTACGGCATCGCTTATTTCTTATTAGTTTTTATCTTTACCTATTTCTACACCGAAGTCGTTTTTCATCCGACTCAGATAGCGGAAAATTTACAGAAGCAGGGCGGGTTTATTCCGGGCATCAGGCCAGGAAAGCACACGAGTGATTACCTAGCTAACACTACTCACAAGATAATCCTGGTCGGTGCTTTATTCTTAGGCATCATCGCCATCTTGCCTCTGATCATGCGTTATTTCACCGGCATGCAGTCTTTGGCGGTCGGCGGTACGAGTCTTTTGATCGTCGTTTCAGTGGTAATCGAGACAGTCAAGCAGATAGAGTCGCAACTAACGATGCGCGAGTATGACGGCTTATAA
- the rplO gene encoding 50S ribosomal protein L15 has translation MLSLNSIKKSQGANQKRKRVGRGNASGHGTYSTRGLKGQKSRSGVSGLKKLGMKKQLLKIPKLRGFKSVYPKNQIVSVKSINANFKDQELVSPETLLAKNIILDKALPVKILGKEKLLVKVKFAGVKMSQAVKGQLAQ, from the coding sequence ATGCTATCACTTAACTCTATTAAAAAATCTCAAGGTGCCAACCAGAAACGGAAACGGGTCGGCCGTGGTAACGCCTCTGGGCATGGGACCTATAGCACCCGAGGACTTAAAGGCCAAAAATCACGTTCGGGCGTCAGCGGCTTGAAGAAATTAGGCATGAAGAAACAGCTTTTGAAAATTCCTAAGTTGCGTGGTTTTAAATCAGTTTATCCCAAAAATCAGATTGTTAGCGTCAAGTCAATCAATGCTAATTTCAAGGATCAAGAATTGGTTAGCCCGGAAACTTTATTAGCTAAGAATATAATCTTAGATAAGGCTTTGCCGGTCAAGATTCTTGGTAAGGAAAAATTACTTGTCAAAGTAAAATTTGCTGGCGTCAAGATGTCCCAGGCGGTTAAAGGCCAACTCGCTCAGTAA
- a CDS encoding 30S ribosomal protein S5, whose amino-acid sequence MADDKKNLAVDTNAQAASTVAKDIYGDGQKKKGPARPFKRGDRGREANRDEFEQRILDIARVTRVMAGGKRMNFRACVAIGDKKGKVAVGVGKGADVTMAVNKAVNRAKKDMITVPMVKDTIPHSIFEVQGAARILFKPARKGKGVIAGGVTRVLLELAGVKNATSKVLGTNNKINNARCTIEALRKLKKVEAKADKGKAEAEASK is encoded by the coding sequence ATGGCAGACGATAAAAAAAATTTAGCAGTTGATACTAATGCCCAGGCCGCCAGCACCGTGGCTAAGGATATTTATGGCGATGGACAGAAAAAGAAAGGTCCCGCCCGTCCTTTTAAGCGCGGCGACCGTGGTCGTGAAGCTAACCGTGATGAATTCGAACAGAGGATTTTAGATATTGCTCGCGTGACTAGAGTTATGGCTGGAGGCAAAAGAATGAATTTCCGAGCTTGTGTAGCTATCGGTGATAAGAAAGGCAAGGTGGCTGTCGGCGTCGGCAAGGGCGCTGATGTCACTATGGCGGTCAACAAAGCTGTTAATCGGGCCAAGAAAGACATGATTACCGTGCCGATGGTAAAGGACACCATTCCTCATTCCATCTTCGAAGTCCAGGGGGCTGCTAGAATTCTATTCAAACCGGCTAGGAAGGGTAAGGGAGTCATCGCCGGTGGGGTTACCCGCGTCCTTTTAGAGTTAGCTGGAGTCAAGAATGCTACCAGTAAAGTCTTAGGTACTAATAATAAGATTAATAACGCCCGCTGTACGATCGAAGCTTTAAGGAAATTGAAAAAAGTAGAAGCCAAAGCCGATAAGGGTAAAGCGGAGGCCGAAGCAAGCAAATAA
- the rplR gene encoding 50S ribosomal protein L18, whose protein sequence is MNKSILKNKKTARRQARTRSKIKGTDQKPRLCVFRSNAGMYLQLIDDLKAITLVSAHSREIKAKTAGKIELASALGKLLAQKAADKKIKAVVFDRGSYKYHGRVKAAAEGAREGGLEF, encoded by the coding sequence ATGAACAAGAGTATTCTAAAAAATAAGAAGACCGCTCGACGCCAAGCTAGGACTAGGTCTAAAATAAAGGGTACGGACCAGAAGCCTCGTCTCTGTGTCTTTCGTTCTAATGCGGGAATGTACCTGCAGCTGATTGATGATTTGAAAGCTATCACCCTCGTTAGCGCCCACAGTCGCGAGATTAAGGCCAAGACTGCCGGCAAGATCGAGCTCGCTTCGGCTTTAGGTAAGCTGCTAGCCCAAAAGGCGGCGGATAAGAAAATCAAGGCAGTCGTTTTCGATCGCGGTTCTTATAAATACCATGGCCGAGTCAAGGCGGCGGCTGAAGGCGCCAGAGAAGGCGGTTTGGAATTTTAA
- the rplF gene encoding 50S ribosomal protein L6: MSRLGKLPITLPAGIQAKIADGFIVVKGAKGELKQALHPAVSINISESEISVVNNPAYKNSGALWGLYRSLINNMVLGLSQGFSKKLEINGVGYRASVSGQKLTLNLGFSHPVEFMLPAGISAVVEANTITLSGIDKKLVGETAARIRKIRKPEPYKGKGVKYSDEVIRRKAGKAAAKGK; encoded by the coding sequence ATGTCACGTTTAGGAAAATTACCCATTACTTTGCCCGCCGGTATCCAGGCTAAAATAGCCGACGGTTTTATCGTGGTCAAAGGCGCTAAGGGCGAATTGAAGCAAGCTCTGCATCCGGCTGTTAGTATTAATATCTCCGAGAGCGAAATCTCTGTCGTTAATAACCCTGCCTATAAGAATTCCGGAGCGTTATGGGGTTTATACAGGAGCTTGATCAATAATATGGTCTTAGGCTTAAGCCAGGGTTTTTCCAAAAAATTAGAAATCAACGGTGTCGGTTATCGGGCTAGCGTCAGCGGCCAGAAATTAACCTTGAATTTGGGCTTTTCCCATCCGGTGGAATTCATGTTGCCAGCTGGCATCAGTGCCGTCGTGGAAGCTAATACCATTACTTTGAGCGGAATCGATAAGAAATTAGTCGGTGAGACCGCCGCTCGTATCCGTAAGATCAGAAAGCCGGAGCCTTATAAGGGTAAAGGTGTCAAATACAGCGATGAAGTCATCCGCCGCAAAGCTGGTAAGGCTGCCGCTAAAGGCAAATAA
- the rpsH gene encoding 30S ribosomal protein S8 produces the protein MTDPIADMFTRIRNAAAVKKAEVVLPLSKVKLEVAKILAREGWIKEANVVPGGLNGASNNFDELRLVLKYHKNGRPHITSIKRISKPGLRIYVDKDNIPSVLNNLGMAIISTSSGLMTNFEARRAKVGGEVIGEIY, from the coding sequence ATGACAGATCCAATCGCAGACATGTTTACGCGCATCCGGAATGCTGCCGCAGTCAAAAAGGCGGAGGTGGTTTTGCCGTTGAGCAAGGTGAAATTGGAAGTAGCCAAAATTTTAGCCCGCGAAGGCTGGATTAAAGAAGCGAACGTTGTTCCTGGCGGCTTGAATGGCGCGAGTAATAATTTTGACGAGCTCCGCTTAGTCTTGAAATATCACAAGAACGGACGTCCCCATATCACCTCGATCAAGCGCATCAGCAAACCCGGCCTGCGTATCTATGTTGATAAGGATAATATCCCTAGCGTTTTAAATAATCTAGGCATGGCAATTATTTCCACCTCATCCGGCTTGATGACTAATTTTGAAGCCAGACGCGCTAAAGTAGGTGGTGAAGTGATTGGCGAGATTTATTAA
- a CDS encoding type Z 30S ribosomal protein S14, producing MARTALIVKAKRKPKFSTRKINRCWRCGRNHGYMRAFDLCRICFRELADNGDLPGIKKASW from the coding sequence ATGGCAAGAACAGCCTTAATCGTTAAAGCAAAAAGAAAACCGAAATTTTCCACCCGTAAGATTAATCGGTGCTGGCGTTGCGGCCGTAACCACGGCTATATGCGCGCCTTTGATTTATGTCGTATTTGTTTTCGGGAATTAGCCGATAATGGAGATTTACCAGGAATCAAGAAGGCTAGCTGGTAA
- the rplE gene encoding 50S ribosomal protein L5, with protein sequence MRLKEKYQKQILPELKKTLGVNNSFLVPRLQKVVINVGFGRQAKEKELVAAVEQGLIKISGQRPVLTKAKKSISAFKIREGMVIGAMVTLRGQRMYDFVEKLINITFPRVRDFRGISEKSVDRNGNLTIGVKESSSFLEIKVEDADNLFGLEVCLATSAQDRNSGLEFFRLLGIPFKKDNK encoded by the coding sequence ATGAGATTAAAAGAAAAATATCAAAAACAAATATTACCAGAGCTGAAAAAGACTTTGGGCGTAAATAATAGTTTCTTAGTACCGCGTTTACAGAAAGTAGTGATTAACGTCGGTTTCGGTCGCCAAGCGAAAGAGAAGGAGCTAGTAGCAGCCGTAGAACAGGGGCTTATCAAGATTAGCGGCCAGAGGCCGGTTTTGACTAAAGCCAAGAAATCGATTTCCGCTTTCAAGATCAGAGAGGGCATGGTCATTGGTGCTATGGTGACCCTGCGCGGCCAGAGGATGTATGATTTTGTAGAAAAATTGATCAATATCACTTTTCCTCGCGTCCGCGATTTCCGCGGTATCAGCGAAAAATCAGTTGATAGAAATGGCAACTTGACGATCGGGGTTAAGGAAAGCTCTTCCTTCTTAGAAATAAAAGTGGAAGACGCTGATAACCTTTTCGGTTTGGAAGTCTGCTTGGCGACTAGTGCCCAAGACAGAAATTCCGGATTGGAATTCTTCCGTCTTTTAGGCATACCTTTTAAAAAGGATAATAAGTAA
- the rplX gene encoding 50S ribosomal protein L24, with amino-acid sequence MNIKKNDKVKILSGKDRGKTGKVLQTIPSEGKLSVEGLNLLIKHLRPRRQGEKGQRIEFPSFIDVSNVALICPKCGKATRVAHKFINQAEGKKPKKYRACKKCQEVID; translated from the coding sequence ATGAATATCAAAAAAAACGACAAAGTAAAAATATTATCTGGCAAAGACCGGGGCAAGACGGGCAAAGTTTTGCAAACCATCCCCAGTGAAGGCAAACTGAGCGTTGAAGGCTTGAACCTGTTAATTAAGCACTTACGTCCGCGTCGCCAAGGTGAGAAGGGTCAACGGATAGAATTTCCTTCTTTTATCGATGTTTCCAATGTCGCCTTGATTTGTCCGAAATGCGGCAAGGCTACCAGAGTCGCCCATAAATTCATCAATCAAGCCGAAGGCAAGAAGCCTAAAAAATACCGGGCTTGCAAAAAGTGCCAAGAGGTAATCGATTAA
- the rplN gene encoding 50S ribosomal protein L14, with protein MIQVQTYLKVADNSGAKLIQCIKVLGGYKRRYAGVGDIIVGAVKEATPHAPIKKSDVVKAVIVRTKKEIRRVDGSYVRFDDNACVIITDKEKKDPKGTRIFGPVAREIRKAGFVKIASLAPEVL; from the coding sequence ATGATTCAAGTCCAAACATATTTAAAAGTAGCCGATAATTCCGGAGCTAAATTGATCCAGTGCATCAAGGTTTTGGGAGGTTATAAGCGCCGTTACGCTGGCGTGGGCGATATTATCGTCGGTGCAGTTAAAGAAGCGACTCCCCATGCTCCTATCAAGAAAAGCGACGTGGTTAAGGCCGTGATCGTGCGCACCAAGAAAGAGATTCGCCGGGTTGATGGCTCCTACGTCCGTTTCGATGATAACGCCTGTGTGATTATCACTGATAAGGAGAAGAAAGACCCGAAAGGTACCCGTATCTTTGGTCCGGTCGCTAGAGAAATCAGAAAAGCCGGTTTTGTGAAGATTGCTTCTTTAGCCCCAGAGGTCCTTTAA
- the rpsQ gene encoding 30S ribosomal protein S17 codes for MPVKSEAKIEAPIVIRKKFSGVVVSDKSDKTIVVKVERVKINPKYKKRYTVSSRYKVHDPKNEFKTGDKVTFVECRPLSKDKRWRVIK; via the coding sequence ATGCCAGTTAAAAGTGAAGCCAAAATTGAAGCGCCAATCGTTATCCGCAAAAAATTCAGCGGCGTGGTTGTTAGTGACAAGAGCGATAAGACCATCGTAGTCAAAGTCGAGCGCGTCAAGATCAATCCGAAGTATAAGAAGCGCTACACCGTCAGCTCTCGCTATAAAGTTCATGATCCGAAAAATGAATTCAAGACCGGTGATAAGGTAACTTTTGTGGAATGCCGCCCTTTGAGCAAAGATAAGCGCTGGCGGGTTATTAAATAA
- the rpmC gene encoding 50S ribosomal protein L29 yields the protein MDSQELKSKSSAELQALLSLEQEKLRDLRFKDSNKQLKNVREIRNVKKLIARVFTQLKVSSLKK from the coding sequence ATGGATAGCCAAGAATTAAAAAGTAAAAGCTCCGCCGAACTTCAGGCCTTACTAAGCCTGGAGCAGGAGAAGCTGCGCGACTTGCGTTTTAAAGATTCTAATAAGCAATTAAAAAATGTCAGAGAGATCAGGAATGTCAAGAAATTGATCGCCCGGGTTTTTACGCAGCTAAAGGTTTCCTCTCTTAAAAAATAA